GGATAAACTGATACAAAGCCAATCTATCTTTTCCAAGAAGTGCTGTATGAAATGGCATATATGCTGGCTCTTTAGTTTTTTCGTAATCTTCGAACTTCTTCCGTATTGTATTTTTTAAAAGTTCTTTTATTTCATCCAAAACACACTCTCCGAATAAGGATTCTTATCTTTTTCCACTCTATTTAATACTGGTCTTTTAAATTCCTCAATTATTTTTAGTCCAGCTTTTTGTGCAATAATTGGATAAAGATTAAATTTATCGTTTGCGACTATAAAAATATTTGCATCTTCTTTTAAATATTTTTTAATATTTTTCAAAACTTTTGCAACTCCTTCAACATACTCCCTTCTTGCACTCTCTCCTTTCCCTTTAAATAAGGGACCAATTTCAAGTTCATCTTGTCTTTTAAATCCAAAAAGTTCATAAGCATATTCGTGTTGTTCGTGGTAATTTATAAGTCCTACATATGGCGGAGAAGTAAAAATACCGTCAATTTTTTTATGTTTTACTTTCTCAAAAAGCTCTTTATCTTTCCTTTCGAGTTCGGATAAAATATCTAACTCCCTGCTGTCTCCTACTAAACAAATCTGTCTTGTATCGCTTCTTAATGTATCAAATTCGCTTACCCTTTTAATGGTATCTTTGGTATATCTTTCCCACCAGTTATATATTGTAAAAAGAGGTTTGCAGATTTTACCGTGCTTTTTGCAATAGTAAGGCTTAGTTACAGGCTCTTTTAAAGTTGCAAGGTCAGAATGGGTTGTAGCTCTACAGCTTCTAATGGTTCTACTCAAAATAAGAGCCAAAAGTTTTTTTGTATTTTTATTTTTTACTTTTTTTATCTCTTCAAAAACAAACTCGATCTCTTTTTGTATAGGCAAAACATACCAAGTTTTTAAAAAACTACTCTTTTCTTTGTTCTCTATCTCTAAACCATATTTTTTTAGCAAATCAAAATATTTTAGTAAAAACTCCTCTATTCTTTTTTTACTATACTCTTTTTCATCTATGCGTTCTTCTCTTATCCATCTTTTAAAATCTGGCGATGGAAAAAACTTTTTATTAAAATCAGCTAAAATATCATTCAATTCTTCATCAAATCTAATATAGCTTTGTTTTTTTATAAAATTTTTTAATTTTTGAGTAATTTTTTTTGTTTCAATCTCTAAATCTAAAATATCATATTTTGCAACTTTACAATTTGAGATAAAAGCATTAAACGGTGAAATATCAACACCTATAGCATCCATTTTTAGCTCATTTGCCACAACTAAAGTTGTTCCACTTCCTGCAAATGGATCTAAAACTATATCTCCTTTTTTAAAAAAATTTCTCTTTTTAAATTCGTCTATATGATCATCCAAAAAATATTCAACAAGTTGTGGAATAAACTTTCCTTTATAAGGATGCAATCTATGAACATGCTTGGTCCTATCTTTTTCTTTAACCCAATCAAAGGATAGATGCCAATTGATATCCTCGAACTTTTGTCTGTACTTTTTCTCTTTTACTAAAGATTGTTCATAATATCTTTTTAACTCATCGGCTAAGATAAACGTTTTACCCTCTTTTTTAATTTTTTGTACTCTTCCATATTGAATTAAGTAAGAGATATTTGATGGTGTTATCTCTTTCTTAAACTCCCTACTTGCCCACTCACTTGCTTCTTGTATGCTTAAAAGCATCAGCCAACCTTCCTAATTTTAACTTTAACTTCTTGAAAAACTGCGTTATTGCCGTAATTGTCTGTTTTTGGAGGTGTAAGGAAGTTTACTTTTTCGTTTCCGCTATAAGCCAAAACCGAATCCTCTCTCAATTCTTCCCTGACTCGCACTTCAAACTCAGCTTCTCCGTAAGATGAAGTTACTAAAACTTTATCACCGTCTTTTAACAAAGTGGAAGGATGTACATATAAAAAGTTGTCTCTTTTAAATTGTGAGTTAAGGGATGTTTTGCATTTTGGAGTTATTAGATAAAATCCTTCTTCCTCGTAATTAAACTCATCATCCACTTCGTCTATAAAACAAAACAGTCCCGCATCGGTATAAAACTCTTCACTATATGGAATATCCTCAAAAGAGGGTAGCTTATAATACTCACCATCTTTTATAAGTTGCTTCTCATACTCTTTTATATACTCCTCTTCGCTTTTGAGCCCATCAAATCCAAATCTTTTAAACATCTCTTTCGTAAACTCGTATTCGCTTATTGCATTTTGGTTATCTTCTATTTTGGGCATGAGTCCTGCATATTCATGTCCATAGCTAAATCTTATATCGTTTTTTTGTAAAAAGTTTTTTGCAGGGATTACCAAATCAGCCATCTTAGCGGTTTCATCCATATAGATACCAAATACTACCGTAAAACTCTTTTCTAATCCTTCAATAACTCTTTTTGAGTTTGGCATAGTTATAACAGGATTTGAACCTTGGATAAAAGATATATCAAACTCTCCAAAATCGGCCACGGCCTTTTGTACCCTTTTAGCCTCAACTTTTAACGGATCATTTAGTTCAACGGAAGTATCACCCAAAAAACTTACTCCGCACCCCTCTTTTCCAAAAAGTCCTAGCATTGCCGCAAGAGAGTCTATCATCCTTACGACTTCCGTTCCGTGAGAGTATTTTTGCACTCCGTTACCAACCAAAATAACCGTTTTCATACTCTGCATAAGTTCAGCCAGTGTGGCAATTTCAAGTATATCCACACCTATTTTATCAACAGTAGGAACCATTCTATAGGTTTTTATGAAATCTGCGAAAAATTCATAATCTTCGGTTCTCTCTTCTATAAAGTTTTCATCTTCCGTATTTTGCATATATACAAATCTTGCTAATATACAGGCAAGTTCCAAATCTGTCCTTGGTCGTATCTGCAGATGCATCGCCGCTCTTTTGGCAATATCAGTTTTTACGGGATCTATTACAACCACAGTTTTACCGTTTAAAAACGGCAGGATATGAGAGTTGGTTGAAGTTATATTTCTTCCCCAAACAATAACAAGTTCACTTTTTTGTATCTGCGTTGTAGGCAGTATGAGATTTTTACCCCTTCCCTCTTCGATACCTAGCTGTCCGGCTGCGTCACAAAGACTTCCAGCTGTTAAAACCGCTCCGTATCTTGCAAAAAAGAGATCGGTTATAGCTTGCATTTTACCGAAATTGCCGCTTCCTCTAAAGTGTAGGACCTTTTTGGGCTCACACTTTTTAAGCCTCTCCTCCAAAATATCTAAAGCATCATTAAGCGATATCTTCTCCCCTTTATAATAGGCGCTATCAAGTTGGGGAAAGTTGTAATAGTGATTCATTTTATAACAAAGATGCCCTTTGGTTACGGGATGATCTTTATCGCCTCTTAACTTATCTTTCAAAACAATACTACAAGCATCATAACAGTCTAATGGACAAGTCGTTTTTTTCATTTTATCTCCACCTTTACGATTTTAGAAAATATTTTAGGGGCTTTCGTAACTATCTCCGCTCTGTAAGCCGAAATATGTACGGGATCGGCAACTTTATAGATTTTAGAAAATCTAAGTTTAGTCTCTTTCCCGTCTATATAGATCTTTTTGTTTTCAATATTTTCAATCTCTTCCTTATCGAGATATATTACGATTTTGGCTTTAGAGATATCGGCAATATCAGCTAGTTTAGTTCCGATAGCTGCAAAATCGCCCTCTTTAACATATATTTTATAAACATATCCGCTAACTTTTACACTCTTCTTTTCCAAAATATCCTTAAGTCTTTTGATATTGTATTTTATATCTTCTATCTGATTTTTTAGATTTTCTATCTTCTCTTTTTGATTTAGATATTGATTGTTGGTTAACAAAAAATCTGTCAATTTAGCATCTTTTTCAAATTTGGACTTGGTTTTAAGATCTTTTATACGCTCGTAATTCTCTTTTTTAACCCTGCTTAACTCTTTTAGATTTTTAAGTATTTTCATATCTGTCTGCAATATCTTTTCGAGATTTTCAAGTTTGATTTTCAAAGATTTTAAATTAGCTTCATCAATCTTTGAATCAATCTTTATAATTTCGTAATTTTCGACGTTTTCTCCCTCTTTTGAAAGATCGCTCTTAACAACTTTACCGCTAACGGCCGATTTTAGCGTATATATCTCAAATGGCTCTATTTTGGTCATATATTCGGCCCCAAATACAAAAGTTGTTATAAACAAAATCAAAAAATTTTTTTTCATTATTTTTCAACTCCCGGACTTTTAGTAAGATAATTTTACTATAATAATCAAAGAAAAGCAGAAAAATAAACTATTTTGTATAGAGCGAAAGAGTAGCGACATAAAACTAAATCTGTCTGATCATCTTCGCTTCGCTGTAGGGCTAAAGTTTAACTAAACCCTTTATAAATATTTTTAAACCACTCAAGTTCATCAAGACTCTCCCAAGGATACTCCTCATACCCAACCTGTCCTTTCGAGGCGGTCTGAACGTACGTAAAACCCCTTTTCATAGGCTCATCCAAACCAAACTTTCTAGTTATCCAAGAGGGAGTTAAAGCAAACTTATCTCTTATTAGAAGCGACAATTCTTCATCTTTTAAAGATATCTTTGATGTATGCATAGTATCAACCGTAACCGAGAGAGGTTTTGAACGCCCTATAACATAAGAGATTATTACTTTAACTTTTTTGGCTAAACCTGCCGCTACTATATGTTTTGCTAACCAACGAGCAGCGTATAATCCGCTTCTATCAACTTTTGTATAATCTTTTGAACTTTGTGCTCCGCCGCCTATCGGCGCATAAGCCCCGTAAGTATCCGCTACTATTTTTCTACCGGTAAGTCCAGAATCCGCTATAGGCCCGTGTATGATAAATTTACCCGTTCCATTTATAATAAACTCCGTCTTTTCATCGATCATATCTTTAAACGAGGATTTTTTTAAAATAAGCTCTTTTACTATTTTTTTAACCTCTTCTTGGCTTCTTTTTGAGCTGTGTGATTGGGCGACTACTAACTTATCGATTCTTTTTGGCAAATTATTATCAAAGTTATCTTTTGAGCCATAATCTAAAACAATCTCCGTTTTCAGATCCACTCCAAAAAGCTCACTATTTAACTTAGCGTTGTTATATAAGATATCCTTAATTTCTCTTGCCATCATTAATGCCATAGGCATAAAATCCTCTCTCTCATCCGTCGCAAAACCTACCATCATTCCTTGATCACCGGCTCCTATCTCCTCTTCTTTATCAACGCCGAGACTTATATTCGGAGATTGCCTACTTACATATACTTCATAATTTAACTCATCAGGATAGATTGTCTCTTCGTTTGAAAATCCTCTTTCAGGATATCCTATATATCTTAAAGCCTCTTTTGCGCATTTTATATAAAAATCTTTATCTACTTCCTTATCTACTTTTACTTCGCCGCCAATTATAACGTTTTTGCCTACAACAAAAACCTCAGTCGCTACTCTAGCATTTTTGTCAATTTTTAATAACTCGTCAACTATTTTATCCGCAATAATATCTGCGCACTTATCGGGATGGCCGGGTGAAACTGATTCTGATGTCTATAGATACATATATGTTACCTCTTCGCTTTTTTGGTATTATATCAAAAGAGATAAAATCTGAAGGAGTTTTATATGACGCAAGAACAACTAAGCGAATTTAAAGAGATTTTAGAGAAGAGAAAAGCTCAAGTTGAAAAAAATTTAAGAAATTTAAGAGCGGAAGTTGAAAGTATGATAGCCGATGATGCACTTGATGATATACAAGATTTGGTTGCTTTAGAAAATATGGATAGAGACGATCAAGCTTTGATAAAAAGATTGGAAGAGGAGTTAAAAGAGATCAATAATGCTCTTTTAAGAATAAAACAAGGGACTTATGGCAAATGTGAAGACGGCTCCGAAATCGATTTGGACTTACTATACGTAAATCCGCTATATCAATGCTAAAGAGGCAAAAATGACTAAAGATTTCAGTCAATATAAAGAGCAGTTAAAAGAGATAGTAAAATCAAAAGGATTAAAATATTCGGCTCAAAGAGAAGATATCTTAAAAGCACTATTTGATTCGAAAAAACATTTAACACCAGAAGAGATATATACAGAAGTAAAAAAAATCAATAAAAATATCGGTCTAGCAACCGTATATAGGGCACTATCCTTTTTGGAAAGCGAAGGACTTATAAACTCAATCTCTTTTGGAATAGACGGAAAAAAATATGAACTAAACAGAGGTCAACATCATGATCATATGATCTGTTTAAAATGCGGAAAGATCATAGAGTTTTTCGATGAAAGGTTAGAGTCTCTTCAAGAATATATCGCCCAAAAACACAACTTCAAACTTATAACTCACGAACTAAATATGTACGGTATCTGCTCAAATTGCCAAGAAGAGAGTTGACAAGCTCTCTTTCTAAACTTTAGGGAGTTGCCAATTTTTATAAAACGCAAAAAGTCTCAAAGCCAAACCGAACAAAAAAAGCGATACTGTAATATAGATGTTGTTTTCGTAAAATCTATCGGCTAAGAAGAGAAAAGTACCTATAATGATGGATATACTTCCGTAAAATTCCGCTTTTAAAATCATAGGGACTCTGTTAAGCAAAACATCTCTCAAAACTCCTCCTCCAACAGCAGTTATCAAAGCCAAAAGCACCACCCCAAAATAGTTCAGTTCAGTTTCAAGTCCTATTAAGGCTCCTGAAATAGAAAAAGAGGCAAGACCTATAGAATCGCTAATGATAAAAATCTTTCTTTTTTGAAAACCAAAATTTTTATGTAGTTTCAAAACAATAGCAAAAACAATAACTAAAAGAACTATCATTGAAGGCAAAAAGTTAACAAAAGAGTAAGGAAGCTTTCCCACTATCACATCTCTTATGATACCGCCGCCTAAAGCCGTCAAAAAAGAGGCTATGAAAACTCCTAAAAGATCCAGTTTTTCTTCTACCGCCACCCAAAAACCGCTTAAAGCAAAAGCGGCTATCCCTATAATCTCAGCAATCTCTAACAGTGTCATCAATATGTCTCGCCGCTTTTACGGCAGAACTGAAAGCCCACTGAAAGTTATATCCTCCAAGTTCTCCCGTTACATCTAAAACTTCACCAATAAAATATAGATTTTTAACTTTCTTGCTCATCAAACTATTTTTATCTATATCTTTTATAACTACTCCTCCTTTTGTTACCTCGGCTCTTTCAAAGCCGAAAGTTCCTGCGGGTGAAAATGTATATTTTTCCAAAAGTTTCAATCTTTTTAAATCCTCTTTCTTCAACTCTTTGATCTTTTTGTCTTTAATACCGATAGAATTCAAAAAAAGTTTGGAAAATCTTTTAGGAAAAGGCAGCAAAGTTACAATCTGTTTATATGGATATCTTAAAAACTCCTCCACTTTTTTTCCGTTTAAAAAATCGATAGTTACGACACCTTTGTCCCAGTACAACGAAGCGTTAAGTATGGCCGGGCCGCTTATTCCTTTATGAGCAAACAAAATATTGTCTTTAAAAATTTTATCTTTTATTTGTACAACAGCCTCAAAAGATATACCGCTTAGTTCTTTAAACCAAAACTGCTCACTTTGTACCGTAAAGCCAACGAGAGCCGGTCTTAAAGGAGTGATTTCGTGTCCAAATTTTTTAGCTATTTTATAACCTATTTCAGTAGCGCCTATCTTTTTATAGCTAACTCCTCCCGTAGCCACGACGACTTTTTTCGCATAAAAATTTTCTTTAGATGTTTCTATCAAAAAAGCATCATCGACTCTTTTTACATCTTTAATTTCTCTATTCAAAAAAATCTTTTTTTCCTCTATCTCTTTTAAAAAAATATCTATTAGTTCTTGTGAGCTATGTGGACAAAAAAATTGGTTCTTTTTTCTCAAAACCGGTGAGCAAGAGCGTTTTTTTAGCCATTTAATAAGCTCTTCGTTGGAAAATCCGTTTAAAACCTCTTTTATAAATTCGCAATCGCCAAGGTAGTTTTTGAAAGAGACTCTTTTATTGGTTATATTGCATCTGCCTCCACCTGAAATCTTTATCTTGGCTCCTATACTGGAGTTATGCTCAATCAAAGCGTAATCTTTACCCTTCAAAAAAGAGGCGCACATAAGTCCTGAAGCGCCAGCTCCAAGTATAACAATATCCAATACTTTTATGTTACACCTCTAACGGGTTTTTTTCAAAAATCAGATAATCTATACTTTTGTCGTGAGTAAAAGTTTTAAGTTCGCTCTTTTCGTCACTCTTCATAAAAGTTTTAAAAGCTGCTGCCATATACTTCCCGACACTGTCCGAAAGCCTTTTATATTCTTTAATATTAAAATTGAGATATGTTGTCATAAAAACTTTTTGTGCTTCTTTATCATCTATGCTCATATTTAAAGCAACTTCCACAAACTCTTTGCCGTTTTTTCCTACAAGCTTTCTTACGCTAACGATCTTACCTATAGCCCAAGTATAAATTTTCGCAGCCATTACTTATTTTTCATCCCGCTAATTGTGTGGATATATCTATAATCTATATCTATCTTTTTCTCTTTTGGTAAATAATCTGAAAGCCTGCTTAAAACATCATCTAGATCACTAAAAAGATAATTTGCCAGACTTCCAGGAATAGGGTTTATCTCATTTAGATAAATATCTCCATTTTTAACAAAAAAATCGCATCTTATTAAAGCACCGCAAAAGAGCGGATCGTAAACCTTTTTAAAGGCCTCTTTTATTCTGTTTTCTAGATCATCTTGTATTTGAGCCGGCTTTATCTGTTCGCCTCTTGAAAAATCGAGATATTTTTTCTCAAAATCCAAAAAATCCATCTTTTTAGGCTCTTCAATGATGGAAAAAATAAACTCTCCTGCTTTACATCCGGCAAGATTGTACTCTTTTATACCATCAATAAAAGGCTCAACTATAACCTCATCATCAAACTCAAAAGCCACATCCAAAGCATAGCTCAACTCATTATCCTCTCTTACCACGCTAACCCCGATAGAGCTTCCAAGTCTCAAAGGCTTGATAAT
This Nitrosophilus labii DNA region includes the following protein-coding sequences:
- a CDS encoding molybdopterin-containing oxidoreductase family protein — encoded protein: MKKTTCPLDCYDACSIVLKDKLRGDKDHPVTKGHLCYKMNHYYNFPQLDSAYYKGEKISLNDALDILEERLKKCEPKKVLHFRGSGNFGKMQAITDLFFARYGAVLTAGSLCDAAGQLGIEEGRGKNLILPTTQIQKSELVIVWGRNITSTNSHILPFLNGKTVVVIDPVKTDIAKRAAMHLQIRPRTDLELACILARFVYMQNTEDENFIEERTEDYEFFADFIKTYRMVPTVDKIGVDILEIATLAELMQSMKTVILVGNGVQKYSHGTEVVRMIDSLAAMLGLFGKEGCGVSFLGDTSVELNDPLKVEAKRVQKAVADFGEFDISFIQGSNPVITMPNSKRVIEGLEKSFTVVFGIYMDETAKMADLVIPAKNFLQKNDIRFSYGHEYAGLMPKIEDNQNAISEYEFTKEMFKRFGFDGLKSEEEYIKEYEKQLIKDGEYYKLPSFEDIPYSEEFYTDAGLFCFIDEVDDEFNYEEEGFYLITPKCKTSLNSQFKRDNFLYVHPSTLLKDGDKVLVTSSYGEAEFEVRVREELREDSVLAYSGNEKVNFLTPPKTDNYGNNAVFQEVKVKIRKVG
- a CDS encoding TraR/DksA family transcriptional regulator, with the protein product MTQEQLSEFKEILEKRKAQVEKNLRNLRAEVESMIADDALDDIQDLVALENMDRDDQALIKRLEEELKEINNALLRIKQGTYGKCEDGSEIDLDLLYVNPLYQC
- a CDS encoding Fur family transcriptional regulator, with protein sequence MTKDFSQYKEQLKEIVKSKGLKYSAQREDILKALFDSKKHLTPEEIYTEVKKINKNIGLATVYRALSFLESEGLINSISFGIDGKKYELNRGQHHDHMICLKCGKIIEFFDERLESLQEYIAQKHNFKLITHELNMYGICSNCQEES
- a CDS encoding NAD(P)/FAD-dependent oxidoreductase, with the translated sequence MDIVILGAGASGLMCASFLKGKDYALIEHNSSIGAKIKISGGGRCNITNKRVSFKNYLGDCEFIKEVLNGFSNEELIKWLKKRSCSPVLRKKNQFFCPHSSQELIDIFLKEIEEKKIFLNREIKDVKRVDDAFLIETSKENFYAKKVVVATGGVSYKKIGATEIGYKIAKKFGHEITPLRPALVGFTVQSEQFWFKELSGISFEAVVQIKDKIFKDNILFAHKGISGPAILNASLYWDKGVVTIDFLNGKKVEEFLRYPYKQIVTLLPFPKRFSKLFLNSIGIKDKKIKELKKEDLKRLKLLEKYTFSPAGTFGFERAEVTKGGVVIKDIDKNSLMSKKVKNLYFIGEVLDVTGELGGYNFQWAFSSAVKAARHIDDTVRDC
- a CDS encoding trimeric intracellular cation channel family protein, with translation MTLLEIAEIIGIAAFALSGFWVAVEEKLDLLGVFIASFLTALGGGIIRDVIVGKLPYSFVNFLPSMIVLLVIVFAIVLKLHKNFGFQKRKIFIISDSIGLASFSISGALIGLETELNYFGVVLLALITAVGGGVLRDVLLNRVPMILKAEFYGSISIIIGTFLFLADRFYENNIYITVSLFLFGLALRLFAFYKNWQLPKV
- a CDS encoding DNA methyltransferase, with translation MLLSIQEASEWASREFKKEITPSNISYLIQYGRVQKIKKEGKTFILADELKRYYEQSLVKEKKYRQKFEDINWHLSFDWVKEKDRTKHVHRLHPYKGKFIPQLVEYFLDDHIDEFKKRNFFKKGDIVLDPFAGSGTTLVVANELKMDAIGVDISPFNAFISNCKVAKYDILDLEIETKKITQKLKNFIKKQSYIRFDEELNDILADFNKKFFPSPDFKRWIREERIDEKEYSKKRIEEFLLKYFDLLKKYGLEIENKEKSSFLKTWYVLPIQKEIEFVFEEIKKVKNKNTKKLLALILSRTIRSCRATTHSDLATLKEPVTKPYYCKKHGKICKPLFTIYNWWERYTKDTIKRVSEFDTLRSDTRQICLVGDSRELDILSELERKDKELFEKVKHKKIDGIFTSPPYVGLINYHEQHEYAYELFGFKRQDELEIGPLFKGKGESARREYVEGVAKVLKNIKKYLKEDANIFIVANDKFNLYPIIAQKAGLKIIEEFKRPVLNRVEKDKNPYSESVFWMK
- a CDS encoding D-alanine--D-alanine ligase, translated to MRYAILFGGSSFEHEISIVSAIVLKERLKSDTVFIFLDENRDFYLIDKKNMKSKYFSSKEYKNSTQLILKKGGFYQKGLLGEKKINFDAVINLIHGRDGEDGKVAALLDFYQISYIGSRIEACAISFNKHFTKMFAKELGLNVLDYQIIKKDEIKPLRFEYPVIIKPLRLGSSIGVSVVREDNELSYALDVAFEFDDEVIVEPFIDGIKEYNLAGCKAGEFIFSIIEEPKKMDFLDFEKKYLDFSRGEQIKPAQIQDDLENRIKEAFKKVYDPLFCGALIRCDFFVKNGDIYLNEINPIPGSLANYLFSDLDDVLSRLSDYLPKEKKIDIDYRYIHTISGMKNK